The Juglans microcarpa x Juglans regia isolate MS1-56 chromosome 8S, Jm3101_v1.0, whole genome shotgun sequence genome has a window encoding:
- the LOC121244807 gene encoding 3-ketoacyl-CoA synthase 6-like: MPPSLPDFSNSVKLKYVKLGYQYLVNHILTLTLLPIMAAIFVEVLSMGPEEMLNLWRSLQFDLVQILCCSFLIIFIATFYFMSKPRSIFLVDYACFKPPITCRVPFATFMEHSRLILKDKPKSVEFQMRILERSGLGEETCLPPAIHYIPPTPNMEAARGEAELVIFSAMDSLFEKTGLKPKDIDILIVNCSLFSPTPSLSAMVINKYKLRSNIKSFNLSGMGCSAGLISIDLARDLLQVHPNSNAVIVSTEIITPNYYQGNERAMLLPNCLFRMGGASILLTNRRSERRRAKYRLVHVVRTHKGADDKAFRCVFEEEDREEKVGISLSKDLMAIAGEALKSNITTIGPLVLPASEQLLFLLTLIGRKIFNPKWKPYIPDFRQAFEHFCIHAGGRAVIDELQKNLQLSAEHVEASRMTLHRFGNTSSSSLWYELSYIEAKGRMKKGDRVWQIAFGSGFKCNSAVWKCNRTIKTPINGPWADCIDRYPVHIPEVVKL, encoded by the coding sequence ATGCCTCCAAGTTTGCCGGACTTTTCCAACTCAGTCAAGCTCAAGTATGTCAAGCTTGGATACCAATACCTTGTCAACCATATTCTGACACTCACGCTTTTACCCATCATGGCTGCTATCTTTGTTGAGGTTCTCAGCATGGGGCCTGAGGAGATGTTGAATCTATGGAGGTCGCTCCAGTTTGACCTTGTTCAAATCCTTTGCTGCTcttttctcatcatcttcatcgCCACCTTCTACTTCATGTCAAAGCCGCGCAGCATCTTTCTCGTGGATTACGCCTGCTTCAAGCCGCCGATTACGTGCAGGGTTCCTTTTGCTACGTTCATGGAGCATTCGAGGCTTATTCTCAAGGACAAACCCAAGAGCGTTGAGTTTCAAATGAGAATCCTTGAGCGGTCTGGTTTGGGTGAAGAGACGTGTTTGCCTCCTGCAATTCATTATATCCCTCCGACCCCTAACATGGAGGCCGCGAGAGGAGAGGCTGAGCTTGTTATATTCTCCGCCATGGATTCTTTGTTTGAGAAAACAGGGCTCAAGCCTAAAGATATCGATATTCTCATCGTGAATTGTAGTCTGTTCTCTCCTACACCATCGCTGTCGGCCATGGTGATCAACAAGTACAAGCTCAGAAGCAACATCAAGAGCTTTAACCTCTCTGGGATGGGGTGCAGTGCGGGGCTTATCTCCATTGATTTAGCTCGTGATCTTCTTCAGGTTCATCCCAATTCGAATGCTGTTATTGTGAGCACAGAGATCATTACTCCCAACTATTACCAAGGAAATGAGAGAGCTATGCTTCTTCCCAACTGCCTTTTCCGAATGGGCGGAGCTTCAATTCTGCTAACAAATCGGAGGTCGGAACGACGACGAGCCAAGTACCGGTTAGTTCACGTCGTTCGAACGCATAAAGGAGCTGACGACAAAGCCTTCCGCTGTGTTTTCGAGGAAGAAGACAGAGAAGAAAAAGTCGGGATTTCTCTTTCCAAAGATCTCATGGCCATTGCCGGCGAGGCCTTGAAATCTAACATCACAACCATCGGGCCACTCGTCCTTCCCGCTTCCGAGCAACTCCTCTTCCTTCTCACCCTCATTGGCCGGAAAATCTTCAACCCCAAATGGAAGCCCTACATCCCCGACTTCAGGCAAGCCTTCGAGCACTTCTGCATCCACGCCGGCGGCCGAGCAGTGATTGATGAATTGCAGAAGAATCTGCAGCTCTCTGCAGAGCACGTTGAGGCCTCGAGAATGACACTCCACCGGTTCGGGAACACGTCGTCGTCGTCGCTATGGTACGAGCTGAGCTATATAGAGGCAAAGGGGAGGATGAAGAAAGGGGATAGAGTTTGGCAGATTGCGTTCGGAAGTGGGTTCAAGTGCAACAGTGCAGTGTGGAAGTGCAACAGAACCATCAAAACACCCATCAATGGACCTTGGGCAGATTGCATTGATCGATACCCAGTTCATATTCCTGAGGTTGTGAAGCTCTAG
- the LOC121244208 gene encoding uncharacterized protein LOC121244208 encodes MAATLQQFMQSQTTINNQTSQAINDIRNNLTKLNTTINAEEKGKFSSQSQPNLQVQIVAIESSSSSEANVKTCKAIITLRSGKEVDTLSNEFGKKGESSDSNAQGKNSDVDVYLEPKVTLPTPFPQRLVPLHKDKHHAEILDIFRQVRINIHLLDAIQQIPTYAKILKDLYTVKRKLNVQKKAFLTEQVSAIIQSNTPPKYKDPGSPTIDCVIGSSKIGQALLNLGSSVNLLPYNTYEQLGLGELKPTSIILQLDDRSIKKPRGVVEDVLVKVDKFYYPVDFVLLDVQLTPHSVFKHPSF; translated from the coding sequence ATGGCCGCCACCCTTCAACAGTTCATGCAAAGTCAAACCACCATAAATAACCAAACTTCTCAAGCCATCAATGACATAAGGAATAATTTGACCAAGCTGAACACAACCATAAATGcagaagagaaaggaaaattctcatctcaatcCCAACCAAATCTTCAAGTCCAAATTGTTGCTATAGAGTCTTCATCATCTTCTGAAGCAAATGTCAAGACTTGCAAGGCCATAATAACTCTCCGTAGTGGTAAGGAGGTTGATACATTGAGTAATGAATTTGGCAAGAAAGGTGAAAGTTCCGATTCCAATGCACAAGGTAAAAATTCTGATGTTGATGTTTATTTGGAACCAAAGGTAACTCTTCCGACACCTTTTCCTCAAAGATTGGTTCCTTTACATAAAGATAAACATCATGCTgagattttagatatttttagacAAGTGCGCATTAACATTCATCTTCTTGATGCCATTCAGCAAATTCCAACATATGCAAAAATTTTGAAGGATTTGTATACGgttaaaagaaaacttaatgTGCAAAAGAAGGCATTTCTCACGGAACAAGTCAGTGCCATTATCCAATCCAATACTCCTCCTAAGTATAAAGATCCAGGTTCTCCAACAATAGATTGTGTTATAGGAAGCTCTAAAATAGGCCAAGCACTACTAAACTTAGGTTCTAGTGTTAATTTGCTTCCTTACAACACATATGAACAACTTGGTTTGGGAGAGTTGAAAccaacttctatcattttgcAATTAGATGACCGTTCAATTAAAAAGCCTAGAGGAGTAGTAGAAGATGTATTGGTGAAAGtggataaattttattatcccGTTGATTTTGTACTATTAGATGTTCAATTAACTCCTCATTCTGTTTTTAAGCACCCATCATTTTAG